In Patescibacteria group bacterium, the genomic stretch GCGCCGGCGAGGTGTGTGAGTCGGAAGCTATTTACCGGAATTTCTTTCGACGGATCTTCCGCATGGCCGCCGCGACAGAGGTCGGTGAACACGTATTTGCCGTGTTCGTCATCATTGCCGCTCTCGCCGCCGATGGCATCCTTCGGGCCGCAGGTATAGAGGGTGATCTTTTCTTTCTTGGCGACAATCTCCTCGATGAGCTCGAGTTTGTACGGATTATTGGCAAACACTTTTCGTGCGTCGGCGGGGGAGACTTCGATATGGGTGAAGGCTTCCCAATGTCCGAGGATTTCGCGCATCTTTTTTTCGATCTTCGGCAGATCTTTTTCGGAGACGACAGACTTGTCCTTATGGATGAGTGTCGCTGGCGCTCCCTCACCGGCATTCGCCTTCGCGTGTTCTGGAATCTTTCCAAACTCGAAGTCGTAATAGAATCCGTTGTCGACTGCGGGGCCAATGGTGTTTTTGGTACCCGGGTAGAGCTGCTCCACTGCCGCGGCGAGCAGGTGGGCGATCGTGTGGCGCTTGTGTTCGAGGGAGGTTTTCATAAAGAAATGATTAAGTGGTTAAACGATGACGCGGAACGGAAAACGCCCGAGCAAATGAACGAAAAAATCATTCATTTGCTCGGGCGGGGAAACTGGCTTATACGCCGTGCGTTTTCCTCGTGGTTCCACCGGGCTTCCTGCGCTTTACTTGCGTTTGCACAGGCACTCTGGCTTTTGGGCCGACAGATTAGGGCTGCATGCCTTGCTTTTGGGCAATTGCGGTTGGTAGCCGCAACAATCTCTATGGGTGAAAGTATACTACACCCATTCGTTGTTGGCAAAATCAATGAAAAAAGAGGGCACCCTTGCGAGTGTCCCTCCCGTCTTTGTCCGTACTCGACGGACTCAGACTCCTTCATGGCTCGCGGCAAGCGCGAAGCGTCGCTGTCTTCCGGTCAAAAGGAAGGTGGCGACACCCTCTGAGCTGACCATGGCCTCTGCAAAGAGAGACCCAGGCATGAAGTGTGCCTTGCGGTTGCTTGATGCCCTTCGCTAGCTACTATAAGATATTTTGGGCTGTTTAGTCAACTACTTTTGATGCTGACAAATAAAAACCGCGCCGGAGATGTCTCCGGCGCGGTGCGTTGTTTTTGGTGCGGCTGACCTCGGGTCAGCCTTTGGTCGGAACCTCGATCAGGGTTCGAATCGAAGCGAGGTCTGTAAGGATGTTTCCACCCCTGGTGACGTGTAGCGTGATCACCTTATGGCTATTGATGATCGTCGTATGGTCTCTTCCGCCAAGGAAGGCTCCGATTTCTGTCCAGTGCATTTTCAGATCTTCCCTGAGCAGGTAGGCGGCGATGTGACGAGCCCAGGCGATCGTAGCTTTCCCCCTCCCCTCGGCTCTTATCTTCTCTGGGGTTGTTCCGTAAGCCTTACTGACTACCGCGAGGATCTTTTCCATCCTCTCTATCGGCAACAGGACTTCTGCTTTTTGGATTATCGCCCGAGGGATGTTCGTCTCCATTTCGACAGACTCGACTTCTTCGGGGCCAAGAGGTTTGGTTGCTTCTTCGTGAGCCTGCCATGTGGCTAGTGCAGGTAGGTCGGCCAGGCTATTGAGGGGCATTTGTTCGCCGACGAGCTTGTCGAATTCGTCGACTCGACTCACTGCGGCCATGATCTGTTCATCTCTCGCCTCAATTCCAACTTCTCGGAGCGCCTTTATTGTCTCGGCGATCCTAAAGCGAATCCTTTCTCTGCTGACGCCGTATCGCTGGCCGAGGTCCTCCAAGGTCACGCCTTCCGATGTGCCGTCGAGACCATAGTAGGCTATGAAAGACTCTCGATCTCGTATCGACAAAGGGAGTTGGTCGAGTGCTGTAAACAGCCGCTGAATTGAAGCTTGCGCTTCTTCTCGCGACTCCTTCATCTCCAGAAACATGTCCGGAGGAACGGCGCTTTCGTTTTTGAGAATGTCGCCAAACACTATTTCCCTTCCGCCTCTTGCAGAATTACCCACGACACTTTCAAGTGAGGCGATCGCCGAGGTGCCGGCGCTGACAAGTTTCTGGACGTGTTTCGGAGCTAGGCCGGACTTCTCCGCGATCTCCTCGATGGTTGGGGTGCGGTGCAGTTCCGCGGTCAATGCCTCGATCGCTTTCCATACTTTTACTCTACCGTCCACCACATGTTGCGGTAGTCTGATCATCGGAGCTGTCTCCGTGGTGACTCTCGTTATGTAGTTCCGTATCCACCACGTAGCATAGGTAGAGAAGTGGTTGCCGCGACGGTAGTCGAATTTCTCGACGGCCCTCATTAGGCCGATATTGCCGGCTTGCACGAGATCGTCGAAGTCGACCCCTCGTCCTTGGTAGTGCGAGGCAATCTTGAGAACAAGTCTCATGTTGTGGCAGACCATGATTTCAAAGGCACCTTGGTCTTTCTCCTCCTGGAATTTTCGAGCGAATTCCAGCATCTCCTGATGGGGGATGAGCGGGTAAGATTCAACGGCTCTGTAGTAGGAGTTTCGTTCATCTTTGACGCCCTTGATCGGGACAGCCTCTTCGTCACCATCCATTTCAGACTCTTCGACCTCATCCAAGACAGCACCGTCGGGTTCCTGGTCTATCTCCTCTTCTCTCTCCAGCTCAGCGTTTTCTGTGGGAAGGTTGCCAAATTCCTCGTTTTTTCCGTGCGTCGGTCGGAGAACCATATCATTCGAACGGGTTTTCCGTTTTTTGACTGGCATGTCGCCGCTAATGTCTGCCGGCAGTTTCAAGCCTAGCTTTGAGAGCAGTGAGTCGGGATTTTGTCCCTCATGGATGTGGGTGTGCACATGTTGGTGCACGTGGGTGTGGGTTACTGAGACTTCCACCTTGATATCGGCGCTCTTGAGGATCTCAATGAGTGCCGCGAAGGCCTGTGTGAATTTATCCCGATTCCTAAGGAAGGCAACCGGGAATAAGGAAGCGATTTCGGAAGGCGAGATTGAACCTCGCTGAGAAGCCTCACGAAGCGTCTGCTGTGCTCCGGAGCTGAATTGACAATCTTGCAAAGTGCCACCCCTCAAGAAAGGGGACACGGTTTCGTTGGGTGTTGCCATATGTTCAATTGGTAAAGGTCGCTGTTGTACTTTTTTCAAATTACCACAATAATTTTATATTGTCTAATATTTGACATGCATTGCCATAATGTGCTAAAAAGTGAGCAGAGCTTTTTGTAAATTTCAGCCACATCATCAGAAGCTCCAACCAGAAAGGAACCCTCTATGTTCTCGCCGTTCGAGTATCAGGCGGAGTGTTGCGGAAAGATTTCCGAAGCACGCGCTGCGGGGGCCAACAAAGCTCTCGTGGTAATGGCAAGCGGTCTCGGTAAGACTGTAACCTCGGCATTCGATGTCCAAAAATGGTTTGCCGATCAGGGACGCGGTCGCTTGTTATATCTCTGTCATCAAAACGAGATTCTTCATCAGGCGAGTGCGACATTTCAAAGTGTCCTCGGTCCAGACTATCGCTTCGGTCTCTTCAATGGTCATGAAAAGAGGATTCATCAGGCAGACTGTGTCTTTGCATCGCTTCGGACAGTTCTAAAGCATGGCAGGGATGTGTTCAGGCCCAATGAGTTCGATTACGTAGTCGTCGATGAGAGCCATCATACTCCTGCGCCGACCTATCTCAGTGCTGTCCAGTTCTTCACGCCAAAATTTCTCTTGGGTCTGACAGCAACGCCAGATCGCCGTGACGGATTAAGTATTCGAAGTGTCTATGGTAACGAGGTCTATTACCTCCCTTTGGAAGAGGCGCTTAGCAGAGGCTTGCTCACCCCGGTCGATTATCGACTTGTGACGGATGATATTTCTGTCGGAGACGTAAAGACCAGGGACGGATTGACTGTCGACGATCTCGACGAGCAGGTATTCGTTCCCAAACAGGATAGGGAAGTCGCTTCCGTCATTCTTCGTCACGCGAAGGAACTTACGGAACCGAGGACGATCGTCTTTGCAAACTCGATAGCCCACGCCGACAGGATCTCCAAACTGCTGCCTGAAAGCGTAACCATCCACTCGAAGGTGTCTGCCAAGGAACGAATGGTGCGTCTCGAGCTCTTCCGTCTTGGTTTGGTTCAGACTGTGGTCACTGTCGACTGCTTCAACGAGGGTGTCGATATTCCACAGGCAAATCTGATCGTCTTCTTGCGCTCGACGGCATCGCTCACGATTTTCTTCCAGCAACTGGGAAGGGGACTTCGCCGCTACGAGGGCAAGGAAAAAGTCAGGGTGCTTGATTTCGTCGGCAACTGCAAACGGATCATGATGCTCAAGGAATTATCAGATGTCACTCAAAGACGTGAGAGGACCCGGCTGTCTAAGCCGTTGGGTCCGCGATCGGTCAAGGACATTGCAGGTGTCGAAAAGACGAACTTCGGTGGTCTCGGGATCTCCTTCGACGAGAAGACTCTCGAGGTTCTCGATATCGTGAAGCGTGTCCGTCCAAACCGGATCTCGGACAACGAACTCTTATTCAACGAATATTCGCCTCGCAACGCGTTGGCCGCATCCCATCTCTCTGCCAAGACCTGGCGAGAAGTGTGGTGGGTCTGCGATGTCTGCAAACACGAATACAAGATGAGCGCAGCATTGCGTCTGTCTGGTAAGAGTTGCCCCGCCTGTGCAGACCGAGTCACGGAAGACAATAGTTTGCTGGTGTTGCAGCCGGCACTTGCTAGAGAGTATTCCATAAAGAACCCACTTGCTTCCTGGCAGATAAAGGCAACTTCGCCGGAAGTATTCTGGTGGCAGTGTCGGACCTGCCAGTTTGAATGGCGGGGCAGAGCCCGTAGTCGTGTGCATCGTGGTGATGGTTGCCCTGCTTGCGCAGGACAAATGCCGCAATACCAGAACAATCTGGCACTGAAGTTTCCTGAGATCGCTGCCGAATATTCCGACGTCAACATGTTGTCGCCTGAACACGTCGGTTGTCACAGTCGTCCGCTTCGGTGGTGGATCTGTGGATCTTGCGGGAAAAGCTGGCAGACAAGTGCTGACATGCGAACACGGTACGGCCTAAGGTGTGCAAACTGTGTGCCTAAGATCGTCTCGGTTGGTCAAGGTCAAAAACCTTCAGCACCGCAAACAAACATCATCATCGAACATCCTCATTTGGCAGAAGAGTATGCCTCTCGCAACCGTATTCCGGTCGAAGAAGCTTTGGTAAGATCGCCAGATCCGTTGTGGTGGCTTTGTTTTGATTGCGGCCGCTACTGGCAAGCCAGTGTCCGACAACGCCTCGAAGGTGCTCGCTGCGTCCTTTGTCATCCGACCACCTCTGTTGAGGTGGAAGTAATCGTGTAACTCCAACCCCTTGCGGCTTCGTGCCGCAAGGGGTTCTTTATTGCCACAAACATTGACATTATACATTTTTTATTTTACTATCGAATTTGGTTCAGCTATTTAACATTTCAGCCAACTCAATCAACCCTCAACCCAAGAGAGTCCCTATGATCCAGCCCTATTGGTATCAGGAAGATGGCCTCAAAGCCATCCAGCGCGCTCGACAAAAAGGCGCTGTGGCAGCCCTCGTGGTCATGGCCAGCGGTCTCGGTAAAACTGTCACAGGAGCATTCGATTGTCTCCGCTTTCGGAAGATGCATCCTAAGGCCAGGGTGCTCTACCTCTGCCATCAGAACAACATTCTTCAGCAGGCTCGAACCACTTTCGAGGTGATTCACGGTAACGAATGCTCCTTTGGTTTCTATCATGGGACGAAAAAAGACCTCGACAAAGTCGATTTCCTTTTCGCTTCACTACAGACGATGCGGAAGCAGAGAAAGAGCTTTCGTCCTGATGAGTTCGATTACGTCATCATTGATGAAAGTCATCGGACCAGTGCCGACACGTATCTGGACGTCGTTGAGTATTGGAAGCCGAAATTCCTACTCGGAATGACAGCGACACCCAATCGCACCGACGGCCAGGATATTCGAAAAGTGTTTGGCCGGGAAGTCTTCTACTTACCTCTTGAAGAGGCGCTCGCTCAGGGATTGCTCGCTCCAGTCGATTACCGACTTCTGACGGACGAGATTCAGCTCAAGCGGGTCATCGAAGCACCCGGCCACCGCCTCAGTTTGGCAATGCTCAACCGAAAGGTCTTTGTCGCTAAACGTGACGAAGAGATCATTTCGCTGATTCAGAAACATATCCGAGCAGTCATCGATCCAAGATCGATTGTCTTCTGTGAGTCCATCGAGTATTGCGACCGCTTGTCCCGGCTCATGCCGAACAGTATAGCGATCCATTCGAAGGTGTCTTTCAGAGAGCGAGTCATTCGTCTCGAGATGTTTCGTCAAGGAGTGATTCCGACATTATTGGTCGTTGATGTGTTTAACGAGGGCATCGATATTCCGAAAGCGAATGTCCTTGTGTTCCTGCGCTCTACGTCATCGCCGATTGTGCTGTTTCAACAACTCGGCCGTGGCTTGCGGCTCAGCGAGGGAAAGACAGGTGTGCTGGTGCTCGACTTCGTCGGCAACTGCGAACGAGTGAAGACCATCTACACCCTTTGGCAGGATGTTGCGACTAGACGTCAACACTTCTTGGCAAGGCCGCCGACCGGTCCAAAAGCCGAGAAGCTAGCAGTGAGAAGGCAGACCGAACCGTTTCTGTTGAATGTGGACCATGTTCACTTCCAGGAAAAAGCAGTTCAGATTACCGAGCTTGTTCGTCGAATTACTGAAGGATACACACGAGACGAGATGGTCGCACTGCTCAAGGGTTTCGCTGCGAAGCTCGGCCGCTCGCCGACACAGGTTGAAGTGCAGGGCAACAAAGAAATGCCGAGCGGTGCTGCGTTGAGTAACGAATTCGGTAATTTCTCTAATGCACTTCTGGCCGCGGGACTTGCCGTAAATCAGATGCTCAACGTGTCCGACGAAATCCTTCTTGAGCAATTACGAGTCTTGAGAGACGAGCTCGGCCGATCGCCGACTCAAAAGGATATCGCTGCTGGTTCAAAGGCCGGTAGGTGTTCGTGCGAACCGGTGTTCCGGAGTCATTTCGGTTCCCTAGGGGCCGCACTTGAGAAGATTGATGCAAAGCCAACAAAGTATGTCGGTTTAGGGAAGCCTGCACTCATTAAACAGCTTCAAGCCTTGCACACTGAGAATGGAAGAACTCCATCCGTAGACGATGTTATACAAGCGTCCGCGGACCACAAAACAGCCAGCCCTAACGTCTTTCGCCAAGCCTTTGGTTCTTGGAGTCATGCGCTCCTTGCAGCTGGTCTGGTAGAGAAGGCTAAAAAACCGAAACGGTATTCGGAAGCCGACCTTATCAGCCAGCTCCAGAAGGCTAAGATGATCTTGGGACGACGGCCTTCTTGCGGCGACATTGAGCGCTTACGCAAACAGGGTCAGTTGTCGGCAAGCGTAGGGGCCTTCTGTGGACGCTTCGGCTCCTTCACTGAGGCGCTTATAAGGCTTGCTCAGGCCGATGGTTGATGACACCGCATTGTTCTGAAGAAGACAGCTCGATACAGCTTGGCAGGTGACATGCCAAGCTGTTTTTTTATATTTTTTTGCGGAGATCTATACGAGGGCCTTCACCTTCTCCACTAGCAAGCTCACTTCGCCGTTGCGGTGAGAGACTTTTCCTTTGATCGCGATGCATTTTTCGAGCACGATGAGGGATTTGAATTCGATGAGCGTTCGGGGAAACACCACCGCCTCCATCGAGCCGGACAGGTCGGCGATCTTCATGAACACCATTTGCTCGCCCTTCTTCGTGGCGATAGGGCGCATCTCTTCGATGATGCCCGCGACCACCACGATCGTGCCTTCTTTGCCTTCCTCGCGAATCTTTTTCACATTCACATCGCGCTTCTCGAGGATGTCGCGATATTTGTCGAGCGGGTGGCCGGAGACGTAGAGACCGAGAAGCTCTTTTTCCCACGCGAGGCGGTCGGTCATGGGAGCGGCCGGCACGGGCGCGAGCTTCAGAGTGGCACCGCTGCCGGCCGCAGCACCCGAAAGGCCGCCAAACAGAGAGTCTTGGTTTGCCGACGCTTTCGCCAATTCTTTGTTGTACATGAGCAAGGTCTCAATGTTGGCGAGCATTACGCCGCGTTCGCCGAGCTCGTCGAGTGCTCCGGCCTTGATCAGCGCTTCGAGCGTTTTCTTGTTCACATTTTTGTCCTTCACACGCTCCAAAAAATTGCTGAGCGAAGTGAATCGGCCGGCACGCTTCCGCTCCTCGATGATCGCGGTCGCCGCGCCTTGGCCGAAATTTTTGATCGTCACCAACCCGAAACGGATGCGATCTTTTTCGCTTTTCTCTGCACCTTTCACAATGGTGAATTGGCTGAAGCTTTCATTCACCGACGGCGGCAACACAGGGATGCCCATACGTTTGCATTCGGTGATCGTTTCGCCGATTTTTTCAACGTCGCCGGAGTCGGCGGTGAGCACGGCCGACATATAGATGGCGGGGAAATTGGCCTTCATGTATGCCGTTTGGTATGCGACACGGCCGTATGACGCTGCGTGCGAGTTGTGTACGATGATATCGTTCGCCACAAAATTGTGATGGACGGGCATACTGATGTCGTACGTCATTTCTTTTCCGGCAGGAAGGATCGACACGACCTCGTCCCAGTAGATATCCGATTGCGAGTGGTTCAGTATATCCGGAGAGGCTAGTACGTTACCCATCCGTGTCAACACTTCACGTTGGTAGCCGATCTTTTTTGCATCATATGAAAATAACCTCTCTGCAAGCCCTGTCTGATAAGCCGCTTCACGAACAGTTATCTTTTGTTCACACATGACAGACCTTACTAGATTCATCACTGCGGCCGGGATGACATCTTTCGTTCCGCGTGCAGCAATGGTTGCGATCAAATTGCATTGACGAAGCAGGTCGATAAGCAGTCGTTTCTTCTTGTCTATCAAATGTGTGCCGATCGTTTCTCCAAAGCGTGCCAGGTTTTCTCGATGACAGATTGTTACGTTATAACCTATTTTAATTCCGCCTCGATAGTTGAACTTTTTTCGATGAATAGTGCTCGTTATCTCAAAACGAACAAGAAGATGCTGCACGTCTCGGGCAAGTTGAATTGAGCTGGTGGAATAAAATACTTGCTGGTTTTGTGGGCTCACACAGCCATCTCCCTGCCACATTTTGCCAAGCAGGAGTGCTTGAGTTTCCTTTTTCCACCGGAAGACTTCTCTGGGAATTGACTTTTCGGTAGCTTTTTTCCCAGTCAGCTCGAGGCGGATAAGCCATTTTTGAAGAGAGTTCCCCAGTCTCTGATTCTTCTGCCCACAGTACACAGATGCTGCCGGTTTGCTTCGGTCAATCGTGAACTTGCTGTTCTCGAACTGTTGTGCATGAAAAATAAAATCGCTGATTTCATCTTCCTGCGTTGAGTAGTAGTAAGGTCCATGCGGATGACAAAGATTTCCTTCAGCGATAAGATAGCCAAGCGTCGCCGCTCGGTAAGCTGGGATCTCTAAGCCACTTTTAACTGATAGTTTCCTAGGTATCGCAATTCGCTCGCCAATCTCTAGTGTTCCTAGATTTTTCCATCCATTAAATGTCAAAAATGGGTGGTTGTCGGTTGCGCGAATGCTGCGGCCAGTGCGGGTCTTGAGTTCGAATATATTTTTGACACCGTTCTGTAGCACTGCTGATATTTTTTGAGGTACCAGTTTTTTGGTTTCATTCAAAGAATGGAGCGAGATGTGTTTGTCGCTCTCATATAATTCTTTCACGGTGAACATCGCACCACTTTTTGCGTCGGTAATTCGTGTGTCGCCTGTCACGCATTTGTTGAAACCGTAGGCGGCGAATGGTTCAATGAGGGTCCAGAGCTCCTTTGCTGTGTCCTCTTTCATCCCGTTTTTTACCAAACCCGCGATGAGTTTCCCCTTCTGCTCCTCCATTTCTTTCGGAATCTTTTTGCCCATCGCCTTTCGGAGCTTATCGGCCTCGAGCCACGAGTAGCCACCGAGCTTGATCGCTGTGAGCATGACGTCGTCCTGGTAGGTGATCACACCGTACGAGCGGTCCAAAATATCTTTTAGGCGCGGGTCAAGGTATCGAATCTTTGAATGGTCGTGTTTGCGCTCGATATAGTCTGGAATTTTTTCCATCGGACCCGGTCGGTACAAAGCCACCATCGCATTGATGTCGTGGATGGTCGAAGGCTTTAGATCTTTGAGGAAGCGCGTCATGCCGGAGCCGTTGAGCTGGAAGAGGCCGATGGTCTCGCCGCGGGCGAGCATTTCAAATGTTTTTTTGTTAGTGACGTCGACGTTCTCAATGTCGACAGTGACGCCTTCGATTTTTTTCACACGATCCACCGCATCGGCGAGGATGGAAAGGTTTTTGATACCGAGGAAGTCGAATTTAAGCAGGCCCATACCATCTTCGCCGACGCCATGCATGTCGTATTGAGTGATGATTTTGTCTTCGCCCTTGGTATCGTACTGGAGGGGTACGTATTCAGTGAGGGGTTGCGGGCCGATCACCACGCCAGCAGCATGTACGGAGATGTGGCGGGCACAGCCTTC encodes the following:
- a CDS encoding sigma-70 family RNA polymerase sigma factor, with translation MATPNETVSPFLRGGTLQDCQFSSGAQQTLREASQRGSISPSEIASLFPVAFLRNRDKFTQAFAALIEILKSADIKVEVSVTHTHVHQHVHTHIHEGQNPDSLLSKLGLKLPADISGDMPVKKRKTRSNDMVLRPTHGKNEEFGNLPTENAELEREEEIDQEPDGAVLDEVEESEMDGDEEAVPIKGVKDERNSYYRAVESYPLIPHQEMLEFARKFQEEKDQGAFEIMVCHNMRLVLKIASHYQGRGVDFDDLVQAGNIGLMRAVEKFDYRRGNHFSTYATWWIRNYITRVTTETAPMIRLPQHVVDGRVKVWKAIEALTAELHRTPTIEEIAEKSGLAPKHVQKLVSAGTSAIASLESVVGNSARGGREIVFGDILKNESAVPPDMFLEMKESREEAQASIQRLFTALDQLPLSIRDRESFIAYYGLDGTSEGVTLEDLGQRYGVSRERIRFRIAETIKALREVGIEARDEQIMAAVSRVDEFDKLVGEQMPLNSLADLPALATWQAHEEATKPLGPEEVESVEMETNIPRAIIQKAEVLLPIERMEKILAVVSKAYGTTPEKIRAEGRGKATIAWARHIAAYLLREDLKMHWTEIGAFLGGRDHTTIINSHKVITLHVTRGGNILTDLASIRTLIEVPTKG
- a CDS encoding zinc-ribbon domain-containing protein, which encodes MFSPFEYQAECCGKISEARAAGANKALVVMASGLGKTVTSAFDVQKWFADQGRGRLLYLCHQNEILHQASATFQSVLGPDYRFGLFNGHEKRIHQADCVFASLRTVLKHGRDVFRPNEFDYVVVDESHHTPAPTYLSAVQFFTPKFLLGLTATPDRRDGLSIRSVYGNEVYYLPLEEALSRGLLTPVDYRLVTDDISVGDVKTRDGLTVDDLDEQVFVPKQDREVASVILRHAKELTEPRTIVFANSIAHADRISKLLPESVTIHSKVSAKERMVRLELFRLGLVQTVVTVDCFNEGVDIPQANLIVFLRSTASLTIFFQQLGRGLRRYEGKEKVRVLDFVGNCKRIMMLKELSDVTQRRERTRLSKPLGPRSVKDIAGVEKTNFGGLGISFDEKTLEVLDIVKRVRPNRISDNELLFNEYSPRNALAASHLSAKTWREVWWVCDVCKHEYKMSAALRLSGKSCPACADRVTEDNSLLVLQPALAREYSIKNPLASWQIKATSPEVFWWQCRTCQFEWRGRARSRVHRGDGCPACAGQMPQYQNNLALKFPEIAAEYSDVNMLSPEHVGCHSRPLRWWICGSCGKSWQTSADMRTRYGLRCANCVPKIVSVGQGQKPSAPQTNIIIEHPHLAEEYASRNRIPVEEALVRSPDPLWWLCFDCGRYWQASVRQRLEGARCVLCHPTTSVEVEVIV
- a CDS encoding DEAD/DEAH box helicase family protein is translated as MIQPYWYQEDGLKAIQRARQKGAVAALVVMASGLGKTVTGAFDCLRFRKMHPKARVLYLCHQNNILQQARTTFEVIHGNECSFGFYHGTKKDLDKVDFLFASLQTMRKQRKSFRPDEFDYVIIDESHRTSADTYLDVVEYWKPKFLLGMTATPNRTDGQDIRKVFGREVFYLPLEEALAQGLLAPVDYRLLTDEIQLKRVIEAPGHRLSLAMLNRKVFVAKRDEEIISLIQKHIRAVIDPRSIVFCESIEYCDRLSRLMPNSIAIHSKVSFRERVIRLEMFRQGVIPTLLVVDVFNEGIDIPKANVLVFLRSTSSPIVLFQQLGRGLRLSEGKTGVLVLDFVGNCERVKTIYTLWQDVATRRQHFLARPPTGPKAEKLAVRRQTEPFLLNVDHVHFQEKAVQITELVRRITEGYTRDEMVALLKGFAAKLGRSPTQVEVQGNKEMPSGAALSNEFGNFSNALLAAGLAVNQMLNVSDEILLEQLRVLRDELGRSPTQKDIAAGSKAGRCSCEPVFRSHFGSLGAALEKIDAKPTKYVGLGKPALIKQLQALHTENGRTPSVDDVIQASADHKTASPNVFRQAFGSWSHALLAAGLVEKAKKPKRYSEADLISQLQKAKMILGRRPSCGDIERLRKQGQLSASVGAFCGRFGSFTEALIRLAQADG
- the dnaE gene encoding DNA polymerase III subunit alpha, whose translation is MSTQPNNFVHLNVHSHYSLLAALPKIPDLIEAAKEDGMTAIALTDNGSLYGAIEFYKDCKKAGIKPIIGVHAYIAARSRKDKQAGVDNRRTRLILLAKDHAGYKSLVKLVTISHFDGFYYKPRLDRELISQYPAGLVCIIPSLGGEVAAALRGAAGPEAPEAQEKAREIIAFYKTTYGAENVFLEITHHTGIEGHEALMEHIIAIAKATNTPLVAAHDIYYISPDDKQARNTLMMVNSSGDGGDRGGNGGLGADDTDFSFMTTKKMEKLFKKDAAIGAEALANTAKIAAMCNLDLTLGKWLFPNYIVESGRSYDDELRFLAYEGIKTRDIAETPEMFQRLEYELKVIKDKGYAQYFLVVSDLLRFAHENNILTTIRGSVAGSLVTYLAHITNVDPLEYKLPFERFLNPERPSAPDIDMDYADNRRDEVIEYARKKYGKDHVAQIGTFGTMMARGAVRDVARAMGFGYEVGDKISKLIPMGAQGFPMTIDRALDEVPELKKLYKEDDDTKQIIEMAKKIEGCARHISVHAAGVVIGPQPLTEYVPLQYDTKGEDKIITQYDMHGVGEDGMGLLKFDFLGIKNLSILADAVDRVKKIEGVTVDIENVDVTNKKTFEMLARGETIGLFQLNGSGMTRFLKDLKPSTIHDINAMVALYRPGPMEKIPDYIERKHDHSKIRYLDPRLKDILDRSYGVITYQDDVMLTAIKLGGYSWLEADKLRKAMGKKIPKEMEEQKGKLIAGLVKNGMKEDTAKELWTLIEPFAAYGFNKCVTGDTRITDAKSGAMFTVKELYESDKHISLHSLNETKKLVPQKISAVLQNGVKNIFELKTRTGRSIRATDNHPFLTFNGWKNLGTLEIGERIAIPRKLSVKSGLEIPAYRAATLGYLIAEGNLCHPHGPYYYSTQEDEISDFIFHAQQFENSKFTIDRSKPAASVYCGQKNQRLGNSLQKWLIRLELTGKKATEKSIPREVFRWKKETQALLLGKMWQGDGCVSPQNQQVFYSTSSIQLARDVQHLLVRFEITSTIHRKKFNYRGGIKIGYNVTICHRENLARFGETIGTHLIDKKKRLLIDLLRQCNLIATIAARGTKDVIPAAVMNLVRSVMCEQKITVREAAYQTGLAERLFSYDAKKIGYQREVLTRMGNVLASPDILNHSQSDIYWDEVVSILPAGKEMTYDISMPVHHNFVANDIIVHNSHAASYGRVAYQTAYMKANFPAIYMSAVLTADSGDVEKIGETITECKRMGIPVLPPSVNESFSQFTIVKGAEKSEKDRIRFGLVTIKNFGQGAATAIIEERKRAGRFTSLSNFLERVKDKNVNKKTLEALIKAGALDELGERGVMLANIETLLMYNKELAKASANQDSLFGGLSGAAAGSGATLKLAPVPAAPMTDRLAWEKELLGLYVSGHPLDKYRDILEKRDVNVKKIREEGKEGTIVVVAGIIEEMRPIATKKGEQMVFMKIADLSGSMEAVVFPRTLIEFKSLIVLEKCIAIKGKVSHRNGEVSLLVEKVKALV